One window of the Onychostoma macrolepis isolate SWU-2019 chromosome 21, ASM1243209v1, whole genome shotgun sequence genome contains the following:
- the capslb gene encoding calcyphosine-like b isoform X4, whose protein sequence is MAGTSRHDREMAISAKKQLANCEDPIERLRLQCLARGSAGIKGLGRTFRIMDDDNSRTLDMKEFLKGLSDYGVLIEKEEAMKLFQQFDRDGSGLIDFDEFLITLRPPMSNARKEVVQQAFKKLDKTGDGVITIEDLRGVYNVKHHPKYRNGEWNEDQVFRKFLDSFDSPDDKDGKVTKDEFWNYYSGVSASIDNDVYFILMMKNAWKL, encoded by the exons ATGGCAGGTACATCGCGGCATGACCGAGAGATGGCAATCAGTGCCAAGAAGCAGCTGGCGAATTGTGAAGACCCCATTGAACGTCTGAGGCTACAGTGTTTGGCACGAGGGTCTGCAGGAATCAAGGGACTGGGCAG GACTTTTAGGATCATGGATGATGATAACAGTCGCACACTGGACATGAAAGAGTTCCTGAAAGGCCTGAGTGATTATGGTGTGCTCATTGAGAAAGAAGAGGCCATGAAACTTTTTCAACAATTTGACAGGGATGGCAGTGGATTAATTGATTTTGACGAGTTTCTTATCACTCTGAGG CCACCCATGTCTAATGCCAGAAAGGAGGTGGTGCAACAGGCATTCAAAAAGCTGGATAAGACCGGAGATGGTGTGATTACAATCGAGGATCTGAGAGGAGTATACAATGTCAAACATCACCCCAAATACAGAAACGGCGAGTGGAACGAAGACCAAGTATTCCGCAAATTCCTGGACAGTTTTGACTCTCCAGATGACAAGGATGGGAAG GTGACAAAAGATGAATTCTGGAACTATTACAGTGGAGTCAGTGCTTCTATTGACAatgatgtatattttattttaatgatgaaaaatgCATGGAAGTTATGA
- the capslb gene encoding calcyphosine-like b isoform X5 has protein sequence MDDDNSRTLDMKEFLKGLSDYGVLIEKEEAMKLFQQFDRDGSGLIDFDEFLITLRVTKDEFWNYYSGPPMSNARKEVVQQAFKKLDKTGDGVITIEDLRGVYNVKHHPKYRNGEWNEDQVFRKFLDSFDSPDDKDGKVTKEEFLNYYSGVSASIDTDIYFILMMKNAWKLD, from the exons ATGGATGATGATAACAGTCGCACACTGGACATGAAAGAGTTCCTGAAAGGCCTGAGTGATTATGGTGTGCTCATTGAGAAAGAAGAGGCCATGAAACTTTTTCAACAATTTGACAGGGATGGCAGTGGATTAATTGATTTTGACGAGTTTCTTATCACTCTGAGG GTGACAAAAGATGAATTCTGGAACTATTACAGTGGA CCACCCATGTCTAATGCCAGAAAGGAGGTGGTGCAACAGGCATTCAAAAAGCTGGATAAGACCGGAGATGGTGTGATTACAATCGAGGATCTGAGAGGAGTATACAATGTCAAACATCACCCCAAATACAGAAACGGCGAGTGGAACGAAGACCAAGTATTCCGCAAATTCCTGGACAGTTTTGACTCTCCAGATGACAAGGATGGGAAG GTCACAAAAGAGGAGTTTTTGAACTACTACTCCGGCGTGAGCGCATCCATTGACACAGATATCTACTTTATATTAATGATGAAAAATGCATGGAAGCTTGACTAA
- the capslb gene encoding calcyphosine-like b isoform X1, with amino-acid sequence MAGTSRHDREMAISAKKQLANCEDPIERLRLQCLARGSAGIKGLGRTFRIMDDDNSRTLDMKEFLKGLSDYGVLIEKEEAMKLFQQFDRDGSGLIDFDEFLITLRVTKDEFWNYYSGPPMSNARKEVVQQAFKKLDKTGDGVITIEDLRGVYNVKHHPKYRNGEWNEDQVFRKFLDSFDSPDDKDGKVTKEEFLNYYSGVSASIDTDIYFILMMKNAWKLD; translated from the exons ATGGCAGGTACATCGCGGCATGACCGAGAGATGGCAATCAGTGCCAAGAAGCAGCTGGCGAATTGTGAAGACCCCATTGAACGTCTGAGGCTACAGTGTTTGGCACGAGGGTCTGCAGGAATCAAGGGACTGGGCAG GACTTTTAGGATCATGGATGATGATAACAGTCGCACACTGGACATGAAAGAGTTCCTGAAAGGCCTGAGTGATTATGGTGTGCTCATTGAGAAAGAAGAGGCCATGAAACTTTTTCAACAATTTGACAGGGATGGCAGTGGATTAATTGATTTTGACGAGTTTCTTATCACTCTGAGG GTGACAAAAGATGAATTCTGGAACTATTACAGTGGA CCACCCATGTCTAATGCCAGAAAGGAGGTGGTGCAACAGGCATTCAAAAAGCTGGATAAGACCGGAGATGGTGTGATTACAATCGAGGATCTGAGAGGAGTATACAATGTCAAACATCACCCCAAATACAGAAACGGCGAGTGGAACGAAGACCAAGTATTCCGCAAATTCCTGGACAGTTTTGACTCTCCAGATGACAAGGATGGGAAG GTCACAAAAGAGGAGTTTTTGAACTACTACTCCGGCGTGAGCGCATCCATTGACACAGATATCTACTTTATATTAATGATGAAAAATGCATGGAAGCTTGACTAA
- the lmbrd2b gene encoding G-protein coupled receptor-associated protein LMBRD2B, which translates to MPVFWRVVYWTSQCLTWLLLPFMQSYARSGGFSITGKIKTALIENAIYYGTYLFIFGSLLIYVAVHPEWHLSWYELQTIGITAANTWGLFLLVLLLGYGLVEIPRSYWEASHQGHLLIKTYFKAAKLMTEKADSEENLEDVMEEVRKINESIKYNHPLRKNVDTILRKCPVEYQEKMGRNMDDFEDFDDKQNAYPTERSLSKLHKQVIYAVQRHNRTRVQWQILLEQAFHLEDVAKNETSTSRQFVHSFAPPEPVGWFRRYIYTPSVEWYWECLLKQWFYRVLSVVLSLFSVAVVWSECTFFSTRPVLSLFAVFIQLAERDYNYLYIEMACFITIFFLCTCVYSTVFRIRVFNYYYLASHHQTDAYSLQFSGMLFCRLTPPLCLNFLGLIHMDSAISHQAKEQTAYTSIMGSMRVLSFIANGFYIYYPMLIVILCIATYFSLGTRCLNLLGFQQFMGDNEMTSDLIDEGRELLRRERRKRQRIEDGENRRREWRERYAQRDEIAARNRMSMSEMKETNYGETLNSNTNRQAKYTRSSSQTGRDSIELLQDAEPLDFNAETLNDDPLQSEPGRHAGGRYLSMSSSRSRIFDDV; encoded by the exons AATGCCATCTATTATGGCACATACCTTTTCATCTTCGGCTCTCTTCTCATTTACGTGGCTGTGCATCCTGAGTGGCACCTCTCCTG GTATGAGCTGCAAACCATCGGCATCACTGCGGCCAACACTTGGGGTCTGTTTCTTCTAGTGTTGCTGTTGGGCTACGGCCTGGTCGAGATCCCTCGCTCGTACTGGGAGGCCTCGCACCAGGGTCACCTCCTCATCAAGACTTACTTCAAAGCGGCCAAGCTCATGACAGAGAAGGCAGATTCAGAGGAGAACCTAGAAGATGTCATGGAG GAAGTGAGAAAaatcaatgaatcaatcaaatatAATCATCCATTGAGGAAGAACGTGGACACCATTCTCCGAAAG TGTCCAGTTGAATATCAGGAGAAAATGGGCAGGAACATGGATGACTTTGAGGATTTTGATGATAAACAAAACGCATATCCTACTGAAAGAAGCCTTTCCAAACTACACAAGCAG GTGATTTACGCCGTGCAGCGACACAATCGCACCCGCGTTCAGTGGCAGATATTGCTGGAACAGGCTTTCCATCTCGAGGACGTTGCCAAGAACGAAACCAGCACCTCTCGGCAGTTCGTTCACAGCTTTGCCCCTCCAGAACCTGTAGGCTGGTTCAGACGCTACATTTATACTCCCTCAGTGG AGTGGTACTGGGAGTGTTTGCTTAAGCAGTGGTTTTACCGTGTTCTGTCTGTGGTTCTGTCGCTCTTTTCGGTGGCTGTGGTTTGGTCCGAGTGCACTTTCTTCAGTACTCGTCCCGTTCTGTCACTCTTTGCTGTGTTTATCCAGCTTGCTGAGAGGGATTACAACTACCTGTACATTGAG ATGGCGTGCTTCATTACCATCTTTTTCCTCTGCACCTGCGTCTACTCCACTGTGTTTCGCATCCGAGTCTTCAACTACTACTACCTGGCCTCACATCACCAAACTGACGCTTACAGCCTGCAGTTCAGCGGCAT GCTTTTTTGCCGCTTGACTCCCCCGCTTTGTCTAAACTTCCTGGGACTGATTCACATGGATTCTGCCATATCCCACCAAGCAAAGGAGCAGACAGCATACACCTCT ATCATGGGTTCCATGCGTGTCCTGTCCTTCATTGCCAACGGCTTCTACATCTATTACCCCATGCTGATCGTCATTCTCTGCATTGCTACATACTTCAG TCTTGGAACACGTTGCCTGAACCTCCTGGGTTTCCAGCAGTTCATGGGAGACAATGaaatgacctctgacctcatAGATGAAGGCAGAGAACTCCTGCGCAGAG AAAGAAGAAAACGCCAAAGAATAGAAGATGGGGAGAACAGACGAAGA GAATGGAGAGAGCGTTATGCACAACGAGATGAGATTGCTGCTAGAAACCGGATGTCCATGTCCGAGATGAAGGAAACCAACTATGGCGAAACCCTAAATTCAAACACAAACCGGC AGGCCAAGTACACCCGTAGCAGCAGCCAGACAGGACGAGACAGCATTGAGTTGTTGCAGGACGCCGAGCCGTTGGACTTTAATGCTGAAACACTCAATGATGACCCTTTGCAATCTGAACCTGGCAG ACATGCCGGTGGAAGGTACCTCTCAATGTCGTCTTCTCGAAGCCGAATCTTTGATGATGTTTGA
- the il7r gene encoding interleukin-7 receptor subunit alpha, giving the protein MADVLWMLFVVSCPLVLSESGDYGDSLDDVPCTSTMTLSQSNLICSLDEPTEEFKFLTLCKMEGSGKKCINGTKRPRDIIFENLIVTAKYELYLGNEVIKKDIDLSKIVKIPAPEMKRATYMEDTDEVFIWFNHSHGYVKAPRFQLEIWRDKPADKPIRPVIDYLNFSISRDRLVGDGVYYTRVRAKPCNYFDGDWSEWSSNASFTIKSSTVPTTEKNFPMVGFIITFFVILVLIICLGTLRWRAHIKDYITPNIPHPKATLAQMHRGLPFTFSPEIFSDVFIHRVDYVDEKPSSPELQDGLDERRYSQASSSRTSVSEMDMKADECLPREQSHLKIRLLDESDLLKESEHGSSQSVMAPRRECKDEAYVTMSSLFKTQ; this is encoded by the exons ATGGCGGATGTTTTATGGATGCTGTTTGTTGTGTCCTGTCCTTTGGTTCTGTCAGAGAGTGGAGATTATGGTG ATTCTTTAGATGATGTGCCCTGCACGTCTACTATGACCCTGAGTCAAAGTAACCTCATCTGCTCGCTCGACGAACCCACTGAGGAGTTCAAATTCCTGACACTCTG CAAAATGGAAGGTTCGGGaaaaaagtgtataaatggTACTAAAAGACCACGAGACattatttttgagaatttgATCGTTACAGCAAAATATGAGCTATACTTAGGAAATGAGGTCATCAAAAAAGACATCGACCTGTCAAAAATCG TCAAAATCCCAGCTCCTGAAATGAAGCGTGCCACTTACATGGAAGACACAGATGAAGTTTTCATATGGTTTAACCACAGTCACGGATATGTTAAAGCCCCTCGATTCCAATTGGAAATCTGGAGGGACAAACCTGCAGACAAG CCCATCAGACCCGTTATAGATTATTTGAACTTCAGTATCAGCAGGGACAGACTTGTTGGAGATGGTGTTTACTACACACGTGTTAGAGCAAAACCTTGCAACTATTTTGATGGCGACTGGAGTGAGTGGAGTTCAAATGCCAGTTTCACTATAAAAA gTTCTACAGTTCCTACCACAGAAAAGAATTTTCCAATGGTTGGTTTTATCATCACTTTCTTTGTCATTCTGGTGCTCATCATCTGTTTGGGGACCTTGCGATGGAGAGCACA CATAAAAGACTACATTACACCAAATATCCCACACCCGAAGGCAACTCTTGCACAGATGCACAGG gGCCTTCCTTTCACTTTCAGTCCTGAGATATTCAGTGACGTCTTCATACACCGTGTGGATTACGTTGATGAAAAGCCATCTTCTCCTGAGCTTCAGGATGGCCTGGATGAGCGCCGCTACAGTCAAGCCAGTTCCTCAAGAACATCAGTGAGTGAAATGGACATGAAAGCTGATGAATGTCTTCCAAGAGAGCAGTCCCACCTTAAAATTAGACTGTTAGACGAATCAGATTTGTTGAAAGAAAGCGAACATGGCAGCTCTCAGAGCGTAATGGCCCCTCGACGAGAATGTAAAGACGAAGCCTATGTCACTATGTCCAGTCTCTTTAAAACGCAATGA
- the capslb gene encoding calcyphosine-like b isoform X3: MAGTSRHDREMAISAKKQLANCEDPIERLRLQCLARGSAGIKGLGRTFRIMDDDNSRTLDMKEFLKGLSDYGVLIEKEEAMKLFQQFDRDGSGLIDFDEFLITLRPPMSNARKEVVQQAFKKLDKTGDGVITIEDLRGVYNVKHHPKYRNGEWNEDQVFRKFLDSFDSPDDKDGKVTKEEFLNYYSGVSASIDTDIYFILMMKNAWKLD; encoded by the exons ATGGCAGGTACATCGCGGCATGACCGAGAGATGGCAATCAGTGCCAAGAAGCAGCTGGCGAATTGTGAAGACCCCATTGAACGTCTGAGGCTACAGTGTTTGGCACGAGGGTCTGCAGGAATCAAGGGACTGGGCAG GACTTTTAGGATCATGGATGATGATAACAGTCGCACACTGGACATGAAAGAGTTCCTGAAAGGCCTGAGTGATTATGGTGTGCTCATTGAGAAAGAAGAGGCCATGAAACTTTTTCAACAATTTGACAGGGATGGCAGTGGATTAATTGATTTTGACGAGTTTCTTATCACTCTGAGG CCACCCATGTCTAATGCCAGAAAGGAGGTGGTGCAACAGGCATTCAAAAAGCTGGATAAGACCGGAGATGGTGTGATTACAATCGAGGATCTGAGAGGAGTATACAATGTCAAACATCACCCCAAATACAGAAACGGCGAGTGGAACGAAGACCAAGTATTCCGCAAATTCCTGGACAGTTTTGACTCTCCAGATGACAAGGATGGGAAG GTCACAAAAGAGGAGTTTTTGAACTACTACTCCGGCGTGAGCGCATCCATTGACACAGATATCTACTTTATATTAATGATGAAAAATGCATGGAAGCTTGACTAA
- the capslb gene encoding calcyphosine-like b isoform X2 → MAGTSRHDREMAISAKKQLANCEDPIERLRLQCLARGSAGIKGLGRTFRIMDDDNSRTLDMKEFLKGLSDYGVLIEKEEAMKLFQQFDRDGSGLIDFDEFLITLRVTKDEFWNYYSGPPMSNARKEVVQQAFKKLDKTGDGVITIEDLRGVYNVKHHPKYRNGEWNEDQVFRKFLDSFDSPDDKDGKVTKDEFWNYYSGVSASIDNDVYFILMMKNAWKL, encoded by the exons ATGGCAGGTACATCGCGGCATGACCGAGAGATGGCAATCAGTGCCAAGAAGCAGCTGGCGAATTGTGAAGACCCCATTGAACGTCTGAGGCTACAGTGTTTGGCACGAGGGTCTGCAGGAATCAAGGGACTGGGCAG GACTTTTAGGATCATGGATGATGATAACAGTCGCACACTGGACATGAAAGAGTTCCTGAAAGGCCTGAGTGATTATGGTGTGCTCATTGAGAAAGAAGAGGCCATGAAACTTTTTCAACAATTTGACAGGGATGGCAGTGGATTAATTGATTTTGACGAGTTTCTTATCACTCTGAGG GTGACAAAAGATGAATTCTGGAACTATTACAGTGGA CCACCCATGTCTAATGCCAGAAAGGAGGTGGTGCAACAGGCATTCAAAAAGCTGGATAAGACCGGAGATGGTGTGATTACAATCGAGGATCTGAGAGGAGTATACAATGTCAAACATCACCCCAAATACAGAAACGGCGAGTGGAACGAAGACCAAGTATTCCGCAAATTCCTGGACAGTTTTGACTCTCCAGATGACAAGGATGGGAAG GTGACAAAAGATGAATTCTGGAACTATTACAGTGGAGTCAGTGCTTCTATTGACAatgatgtatattttattttaatgatgaaaaatgCATGGAAGTTATGA